One part of the Accipiter gentilis chromosome 36, bAccGen1.1, whole genome shotgun sequence genome encodes these proteins:
- the AGPAT1 gene encoding LOW QUALITY PROTEIN: 1-acyl-sn-glycerol-3-phosphate acyltransferase alpha (The sequence of the model RefSeq protein was modified relative to this genomic sequence to represent the inferred CDS: deleted 1 base in 1 codon): protein MPGCHGNGAGRGAGRAAGATGAHWLSQPPVSYAASAAAAAAAAAAAGKREGSAPPPQPPPRLAPPGAMEVTVGTAALALALLLLPVLYERSGSFRFFCKMGFYNGWILLLALVAIPLCALRGRDVENMKIIRGLMQHVKHLYGIRMAVRGAQHFPPRQPYVVVSNHQSSLDLLGMMEVLPDRCVPIAKRELLYMGAVGVACWLGGIIFIDRKRTHDAISVMAEAAHTMLSQDVRVWVFPEGTRNHSGSMLPFKRGAFHLAVQAQVPVVPIVISSYQHFYSKRERRFTAGQCVIQVLPPLPTRGLGPADVPALTERVRTAMLEAFEALSAELRPTAPPPAPQ, encoded by the exons ATGCCTGGTTGCCACGGGAACGGCGCAGGC AGGGGGGCGGGACGCGCGGCCGGCGCGACCGGCGCTCATTGGCTATCGCAGCCGCCCGTCAGCTACGCCGCttccgctgccgccgccgccgccgccgccgccgccgccgggaagCGGGAAGGGtccgcgccgccgccgcagccgccgccccgCCTGGCCCCGCCCG GCGCCATGGAGGTGACGGTGGGGACGGCGGCGCTGGCgctggcgctgctgctgctgccggtgcTGTACGAGCGCAGCGGCTCCTTCCGCTTCTTCTGCAAGATGGGCTTCTACAACGGGTGGATCCTGCTGCTGGCGCTGGTGGCCATCCCGCTCTGCGCCCTGCGCGGCCGCGACGTTGAGAACATGAA GATCATCCGGGGGCTGATGCAGCACGTGAAGCACCTCTACGGGATCCGGATGGCGGTTCGGGGTGCCCAGCACTTCCCCCCCCGGCAGCCCTACGTCGTCGTCAGCAACCACCAGagctccctcgacctgctgg GGATGATGGAGGTGCTGCCGGACCGCTGTGTGCCCATCGCCAAGCGGGAGCTGCTCTACATGGGGGCCGTGGgggtggcttgctggctcggcgGCATCATCTTCATCGACCGCAAGCGGACGCACGACGCCATCAGCGTCATGGCCGAGGCCGCCCACACCATGCTTAGCCAGGAC GTCCGAGTGTGGGTCTTCCCTGAGGGGACACGCAACCACAGCGGCTCCATGCTGCCCTTCAAGCGGGGCGCCTTCCACCTTGCCGTCCAGGCACAG GTCCCTGTCGTCCCCATTGTCATCTCCTCCTACCAGCACTTCTACAGCAAGCGGGAGCGGAGGTTCACAGCCG GGCAGTGCGTGATCCAGGTGCTGCCCCCGCTACCCACCCGGGGGCTGGGCCCGGCTGACGTCCCGGCGCTCACCGAGCGGGTCCGCACCGCCATGCTGGAGGCCTTCGAGGCGCTCTCGGCCGAGCTGCGCCCCAcggcgccgccccccgccccccagtga